The Primulina tabacum isolate GXHZ01 chromosome 16, ASM2559414v2, whole genome shotgun sequence genome window below encodes:
- the LOC142528398 gene encoding uncharacterized protein LOC142528398, producing MTSSKRGVAFSIEEDKLPVMAYLDVSQNPIIGINQSRDRLWSRVAVTYNEQLTGKSTEPRTIKALQCRWFNINKIFQQFSSCVRQVELSRPSGASEKDIVTKALFKQSAGSTWRLDHVWSLLKDQEKFRSSNAILPNFIPNHGSIDSSQSDYSPNTESPTPDSPGLSGFAINLDEDNPSGGSSQRPIGIKKAKAKRKATEEHLKDISTMAKCNEKMVVVMENAEVHRQQLIDIEKQRNAIMAFMEENKILRMNPMYVDESVRAYLIKEQQKI from the exons ATGACTTCATCTAAACGTGGTGTTGCATTCTCAATCGAGGAGGACAAACTACCCGTGATGGCTTATCTTGATGTCTCCCAAAATCCAATAATTGGTATAAACCAATCACGCGATAGGTTATGGTCACGAGTGGCAGTTACATACAACGAACAACTCACCGGTAAATCAACAGAGCCTCGAACTATTAAGGCCCTCCAATGTCGCTGGTTCAACATAAACAAAATTTTCCAACAATTTAGTTCATGTGTTAGACAGGTGGAACTTAGCCGTCCAAGTGGTGCTTCTGAGAAAGACATTGTGA CAAAAGCTTTATTTAAGCAATCAGCTGGGTCGACTTGGCGGTTGGATCATGTATGGTCTTTACTTAAGGACCAAGAGAAGTTTAGGTCATCAAACGCTATTTTACCTAATTTCATACCAAACCACGGGAGTATCGACTCATCCCAGTCTGACTATTCTCCCAACACCGAATCACCGACACCCGATTCTCCAGGGCTATCTGGGTTTGCTATAAACCTGGATGAAGATAATCCGTCAGGAGGGAGTTCTCAGCGTCCAATTGGCATAAAAAAGGCCAAAGCCAAAAGAAAAGCTACTGAAGAACACTTGAAGGACATCTCCACCATGGCCAAATGTAATGAGAAAATGGTGGTTGTGATGGAGAATGCTGAGGTACATCGACAACAGCTCATTGatattgagaaacaaaggaaTGCGATAATGGCTTTTatggaagaaaataaaatactaaGGATGAACCCTATGTACGTTGATGAATCAGTCCGTGCATACTTGATAAAAGAACAACAAAAAATTTAG